ATTATGACCAGTGCTTTGTTCGGGATTTTGTTTCTTCGGCTCTAATTTTTCTGATCAAAGGTAGAACAGATATTGTTCGTAATTTCTTAGAAGAAACCTTAAAGTTGCAGCCTAAAGAAAAGGCATTAGATGCCTATAAACCAGGACGAGGATTAATACCAGCTAGCTTCAAAGTTGTATCAGACAATGGGCAAGAATACTTAGAAGCAGACTTTGGGGAACACGCGATCGCTAGAGTTACACCTGTAGATTCTTGCCTATGGTGGATTATTTTATTGCGTGCTTATGTAGTCGCCACAGAAGATTTTTCTTTAGCTTATCAACCTGAATTTCAACATGGAATCAGGTTAATTATGGAAATCTGCTTGGCGAATCGTTTTGATATGTACCCAACCCTGTTGGTTCCAGATGGTGCTTGTATGATTGACCGTCGTATGGGCATTTATGGGCATCCTCTAGAACTGCAAGTTCTCTTTTACACGGCATTGCGTGCATCTCGTGAACTGCTAATTTGTCAAGGTAATTATGATATTGTTTCAGCCATTGATAATCGGCTGCCTCTTTTATGTGCTCATATTCGCCAGCATTATTGGATAGATATTAATCGTCTGAATGAAATTTATCGCTTCAAAAGTGAAGAATATGGCAAGGGTGCTGTTAATCTGTTCAACATATATGTAGATTCTGTTCCCTATTATGAATTAGATAAATGGCTGCCAAAAAAAGGTGGTTATTTAGCGGGTAATGTTGGGCCGTCACAGCTAGATACTCGTTTCTTTTCACTCGGAAATTTAATGGCGATTATTTCCGACTTAGCCACAGAAGAACAGTCACAAGCGATTATGACTCTCATTGAAAAACGATGGGATGATTTGGTGGGAGATATGCCAATGAAAATTTGTTTTCCAGCTTTGGAACATGAAGAATACAGAATTGTAACTGGATGTGACCCCAAAAATATCCCCTGGTCTTATCATAATGCTG
This Nostoc sp. KVJ3 DNA region includes the following protein-coding sequences:
- a CDS encoding glycoside hydrolase 100 family protein, translated to MHLNELETTENLKEVEEAWRILEKSILYYQGRPVGTLAAYDESVEALNYDQCFVRDFVSSALIFLIKGRTDIVRNFLEETLKLQPKEKALDAYKPGRGLIPASFKVVSDNGQEYLEADFGEHAIARVTPVDSCLWWIILLRAYVVATEDFSLAYQPEFQHGIRLIMEICLANRFDMYPTLLVPDGACMIDRRMGIYGHPLELQVLFYTALRASRELLICQGNYDIVSAIDNRLPLLCAHIRQHYWIDINRLNEIYRFKSEEYGKGAVNLFNIYVDSVPYYELDKWLPKKGGYLAGNVGPSQLDTRFFSLGNLMAIISDLATEEQSQAIMTLIEKRWDDLVGDMPMKICFPALEHEEYRIVTGCDPKNIPWSYHNAGSWPVLMWMLAAAAVKTDKISLAQKAIETAQGRLSTDEWPEYYDGKKGRLIGKQARKYQTWTITGFLLAKELMANPTYLPLISFGKLPAEQVSRACEFEIASLEGYIPR